Proteins from a genomic interval of Caulobacter sp. SL161:
- a CDS encoding Mrp/NBP35 family ATP-binding protein, translated as MTATLDDARAALDRIADPASGQGLVTAGLVQGLVVRNGRAGFMLEVPASVVASYAPVREAAEKALAALPGVEQAQVVLTAQAAEGATRVRKGAKITEDPQARMAPPPEAEKPKHVRHVIAVASGKGGVGKSTVSTNLAVALAKMGLRVGLLDADIYGPSAPKMMGVDGDPLFEDEKLQPLVAHGVKLMSIGFIVDEGKAMIWRGPMASSAVRQMIHDVAWGSEAQPLDVLVVDLPPGTGDVQLTLVQKLRIDGAVLVTTPQEIALIDARRAASMFEKTATPILGLIENMAFFADPSTGAPIPIFGEGGGVAEAARLNVPLLGRVPIEIAVRLGGDQGVPAVIGEPSGQAAQVFVGAAQVLWDVVKSQ; from the coding sequence GTGACCGCAACCCTCGATGACGCCCGCGCGGCGCTGGACCGTATCGCCGACCCGGCCAGCGGGCAGGGGCTGGTGACGGCGGGTCTGGTGCAGGGCCTCGTCGTCCGTAACGGCCGCGCCGGCTTCATGCTGGAGGTCCCCGCCAGCGTCGTGGCGTCCTACGCCCCGGTGCGCGAAGCCGCTGAAAAAGCCCTGGCCGCTCTGCCGGGCGTCGAGCAGGCCCAGGTGGTGCTGACCGCTCAGGCCGCCGAGGGCGCGACCCGGGTGCGCAAGGGCGCTAAGATCACCGAGGATCCGCAGGCCCGCATGGCGCCGCCGCCCGAGGCGGAGAAACCCAAGCACGTACGCCACGTGATCGCCGTGGCCTCCGGCAAGGGCGGGGTGGGCAAGTCGACCGTCTCGACCAATCTCGCCGTGGCCCTCGCCAAGATGGGCCTGCGGGTGGGCCTGCTGGACGCCGACATCTACGGCCCCTCGGCCCCCAAGATGATGGGCGTCGACGGCGACCCGCTGTTCGAGGACGAGAAGCTGCAGCCCCTGGTCGCCCATGGCGTCAAGCTGATGTCGATCGGCTTCATCGTCGACGAGGGCAAGGCGATGATCTGGCGTGGGCCGATGGCCTCGTCGGCCGTTCGTCAGATGATCCACGACGTGGCCTGGGGGTCTGAGGCGCAGCCGCTGGACGTGCTGGTCGTCGACCTGCCGCCCGGTACGGGCGACGTTCAGCTGACCCTGGTTCAGAAGCTCCGTATCGACGGCGCGGTGCTGGTGACCACGCCGCAGGAGATCGCCCTGATCGACGCACGCCGGGCGGCCTCGATGTTCGAGAAGACCGCGACGCCGATCCTGGGCCTGATCGAGAACATGGCCTTCTTCGCCGATCCCTCGACCGGCGCGCCGATCCCGATCTTCGGCGAGGGCGGCGGCGTGGCCGAGGCGGCGCGGCTGAACGTTCCGCTGCTGGGCCGCGTGCCCATCGAGATCGCGGTTCGTCTCGGTGGCGACCAGGGCGTGCCGGCGGTGATCGGCGAGCCTAGCGGGCAGGCGGCGCAGGTCTTCGTCGGCGCCGCCCAGGTGCTTTGGGACGTGGTGAAGAGCCAATAG
- a CDS encoding outer membrane protein transport protein has product MSLTRTRLAVGVAFVALVAASQASASAFYLQEQSVRGTGRAYSGEVADKGVGSLWWNPASIAGIARSEAYIGANMILVNAKTTNSGSTITRPVPVTTTVGGTDTALDPINDGLVPNLGGAWKINDKLSLGLSVAAPYNFTTEYQADSWSRYDALKSQLRTVNVDGVVAYRINEMLDLGFGVTAMYADAELTNALPNISPLQADGLQSLKGDGWAYGYTVGAQFHPSQSLTIGASYRSKIDHKLDGAVKVSGLLAPIPTASNFAVDGQAKITLPWMLNLGARWAVNDHWTLNGSVSRVGWSEFDAIRVTYTGGSSISAQDYKNVTTYAAGVDYQASPRLTLRAGVQYDPTPTPEVGRTARVPDGDRMMYATGATWAATENLKLDAALSYIAFEKSQINRTDVTATSSTVRLRGEVEGSAVVLSTGARFSF; this is encoded by the coding sequence ATGTCTCTTACGCGTACCCGCCTCGCCGTCGGCGTGGCTTTCGTGGCGCTCGTCGCCGCCTCCCAGGCCTCCGCTTCGGCCTTCTATCTGCAGGAACAATCGGTTCGCGGCACGGGCCGCGCCTATTCGGGCGAAGTCGCCGACAAGGGCGTCGGCAGCCTGTGGTGGAACCCGGCGTCGATCGCCGGCATCGCCCGCAGCGAAGCCTATATCGGCGCGAACATGATCCTGGTGAACGCAAAGACCACGAACAGCGGCTCGACGATCACGCGCCCTGTGCCCGTGACGACGACCGTCGGCGGGACCGACACCGCCCTCGATCCGATCAATGACGGCCTGGTCCCCAACCTGGGCGGCGCCTGGAAGATCAACGACAAGCTCTCGCTGGGCCTGTCGGTCGCCGCGCCGTACAACTTCACCACCGAGTATCAGGCCGATAGCTGGAGCCGCTACGACGCCCTGAAATCGCAACTGCGCACGGTGAATGTCGACGGCGTGGTCGCCTATCGCATCAACGAGATGCTGGACCTGGGCTTTGGCGTCACGGCGATGTACGCCGACGCCGAACTGACCAACGCTCTGCCCAACATCTCGCCGCTGCAAGCCGATGGCCTGCAATCGCTGAAGGGCGACGGCTGGGCCTATGGCTACACGGTCGGCGCTCAGTTCCACCCGTCCCAGAGCCTGACGATCGGCGCCAGCTACCGCAGCAAGATCGACCACAAGCTGGACGGCGCGGTGAAGGTCTCGGGCCTGCTGGCCCCGATCCCGACCGCCAGCAACTTCGCTGTCGACGGTCAGGCCAAAATCACCCTGCCCTGGATGCTCAACCTGGGCGCCCGCTGGGCCGTCAACGATCACTGGACCCTGAACGGCTCGGTCAGCCGCGTGGGCTGGAGCGAGTTCGACGCCATCCGCGTCACCTACACGGGGGGGTCCTCGATCAGCGCCCAGGACTACAAGAACGTCACCACCTACGCGGCCGGCGTCGACTATCAGGCCTCGCCCCGCCTGACCCTGCGGGCCGGAGTCCAGTACGATCCGACGCCGACCCCCGAAGTCGGCCGCACGGCGCGCGTTCCGGACGGCGATCGCATGATGTACGCCACCGGTGCGACCTGGGCCGCGACCGAAAACCTCAAGCTCGACGCCGCGCTCAGCTACATTGCGTTTGAAAAGAGCCAGATCAATCGCACCGATGTGACCGCAACGAGCTCGACCGTCCGCCTGCGCGGCGAGGTCGAGGGCTCGGCCGTCGTGCTCTCGACGGGCGCGCGCTTCAGCTTCTAA
- the miaA gene encoding tRNA (adenosine(37)-N6)-dimethylallyltransferase MiaA: MVESSDIASRIWLIAGPTASGKSAYALDLAERIGGEIVNADSMQIYAGLRVLTAGPSPEETVRAPHHLFQVVDPAIGWSVGRWLEAATQALAEIRARGKPAIVVGGTGLYFRALTHGLADVPPVPETQREISSLLYAARGETEFRDILKPLDPEAEARIETGDRQRLVRAHAVAIATGKSLTAWQTDTKPALAPGSWKGLVLDPPRAELYARCDARLAVMVEQGALDEVRAVETRGMDPALPALKAVGYREFAAHLRGETSLDQALDAARQETRRYAKRQLTWFRNQTPDWERIVP, translated from the coding sequence ATGGTGGAGAGCTCGGACATCGCGTCCCGCATCTGGCTGATCGCGGGCCCGACCGCAAGCGGCAAGTCCGCCTACGCCCTGGATTTGGCCGAGCGGATCGGCGGCGAGATCGTCAACGCCGACTCGATGCAGATCTATGCGGGCCTCCGCGTCCTCACGGCCGGTCCCTCGCCAGAGGAAACCGTGCGAGCGCCGCATCACCTGTTTCAGGTCGTGGACCCGGCCATCGGCTGGTCGGTCGGACGCTGGCTGGAGGCGGCGACCCAGGCGCTCGCCGAGATCCGGGCTCGGGGAAAGCCGGCGATCGTGGTCGGCGGCACCGGGCTCTATTTCCGCGCCCTGACCCACGGCCTCGCCGACGTGCCGCCGGTGCCCGAAACCCAGCGCGAGATCTCCAGCCTGCTCTATGCAGCGCGGGGCGAAACCGAATTCCGAGACATCCTGAAGCCGCTCGACCCCGAGGCCGAGGCGCGGATCGAGACCGGCGACCGCCAGCGCCTGGTCCGGGCCCACGCCGTCGCCATCGCCACCGGCAAGTCGCTCACCGCCTGGCAGACCGACACCAAGCCCGCCCTCGCCCCTGGCTCCTGGAAGGGCCTTGTCCTGGACCCGCCTAGGGCCGAGCTCTACGCGCGCTGTGACGCCCGTCTGGCGGTCATGGTCGAACAAGGCGCCCTGGACGAGGTTCGCGCGGTGGAAACTCGAGGCATGGACCCGGCCCTCCCCGCCCTGAAAGCCGTCGGCTACCGCGAGTTCGCGGCCCATCTTCGGGGTGAGACCTCGCTGGACCAGGCCCTGGACGCCGCGCGCCAGGAAACACGACGCTACGCCAAGCGCCAGTTGACCTGGTTCCGCAATCAAACGCCCGACTGGGAAAGGATCGTCCCGTGA
- a CDS encoding HlyD family secretion protein, which produces MPGFLRRPAFYIVLVVVLLLGGGFFYAKGQQAEKKKKLEAAAAQEEPSPYAAIAQGKADVEGGVIQVAARRQGIIREVFVQEGDIVKAGQPLAKQEDDDARLAAQTAAANLASAKAQLTLNQVQLRTAQREFNRLQGLAASNYVAAQRLDAARDQIAQAQANIGTQQALIGVASAQLAQARFNEELTVIRAPADGRIARRQANPGSGASTLNVTAMFDLEPNTQRIARAEIVEADIPNVTIGQEVEIQPEGDPDKTYVGKVLRRAAVFGARKLASDDPSQRSDERVVEVVVSADGAPLLVGQRVLVKFMKPGQKAGVKRDKPTAPVAGGVTKKG; this is translated from the coding sequence ATGCCCGGCTTCCTGCGCCGACCCGCCTTCTACATCGTCCTGGTCGTCGTGCTGCTGCTCGGCGGCGGCTTCTTCTACGCCAAGGGCCAACAGGCCGAGAAAAAGAAGAAGCTTGAGGCCGCCGCCGCTCAAGAAGAGCCCTCCCCCTACGCGGCCATCGCTCAGGGCAAGGCCGACGTCGAGGGCGGCGTGATCCAGGTGGCCGCGCGCCGCCAAGGCATCATCCGCGAGGTGTTCGTCCAGGAGGGCGACATCGTCAAAGCCGGCCAGCCCCTGGCCAAGCAGGAAGACGACGATGCGCGCCTGGCGGCTCAGACCGCTGCGGCGAACCTGGCCTCGGCCAAGGCCCAGCTGACGCTGAATCAAGTGCAGTTGCGCACCGCCCAACGCGAATTCAACCGCCTGCAGGGCCTGGCCGCCTCGAACTATGTGGCCGCTCAGCGGCTGGACGCCGCGCGTGACCAGATCGCCCAGGCGCAGGCCAATATCGGCACCCAGCAGGCCCTGATCGGCGTCGCCTCGGCCCAGCTGGCCCAGGCCCGTTTCAACGAAGAGTTGACGGTGATCCGCGCACCGGCCGACGGCCGGATCGCCCGCCGCCAGGCCAATCCGGGCTCCGGCGCCTCGACCCTGAACGTCACCGCCATGTTCGACCTCGAGCCCAACACCCAGCGCATCGCCCGCGCCGAGATCGTCGAGGCCGACATTCCGAACGTGACCATCGGCCAGGAAGTCGAGATCCAGCCGGAAGGCGATCCGGACAAGACCTATGTCGGCAAGGTCCTGCGCCGCGCCGCCGTCTTCGGCGCCCGCAAGCTGGCCTCGGACGATCCCAGCCAGCGCAGCGACGAGCGCGTCGTCGAAGTGGTGGTCAGCGCCGACGGCGCCCCGCTGCTGGTCGGCCAGCGCGTGCTGGTCAAGTTCATGAAGCCGGGCCAGAAGGCCGGCGTGAAGCGGGACAAGCCGACGGCGCCGGTGGCCGGCGGGGTCACGAAGAAGGGCTAA
- a CDS encoding ABC transporter ATP-binding protein, whose protein sequence is MTRDNAHKRGETALEARGLVKRFKTGRSYIEVLKGIDFDAKHGDVTMVMGPSGSGKSTLVAALSGLLKPDEGKVSALEAKDLWALPTGKIDKFRLDHCGFIFQGFNLFPALTAKQQVMTALKYQGASPGEQARRAQAALESVGLGPRVNQRPSELSGGEKQRVAIARALAKNPNLIFADEPTSALDGENGQIVIRLLREAASVRGAAVICVTHDPRLEAYADRVIHIEDGRILDDVRRTPDANPAPLSH, encoded by the coding sequence ATGACCCGTGACAACGCGCACAAGCGTGGCGAAACCGCCCTGGAAGCCCGTGGCCTGGTCAAGCGCTTCAAGACCGGCCGCAGCTATATCGAAGTGCTCAAGGGCATCGACTTCGACGCCAAGCACGGCGACGTGACCATGGTCATGGGCCCCTCGGGCTCGGGCAAATCGACCCTGGTGGCCGCCCTGTCGGGCCTTCTGAAGCCCGACGAGGGCAAGGTGTCGGCCCTGGAAGCCAAGGACCTGTGGGCCCTTCCCACCGGCAAGATCGACAAGTTCCGCCTGGATCACTGCGGCTTCATCTTCCAGGGCTTCAACCTGTTCCCGGCCCTCACCGCCAAGCAGCAGGTGATGACGGCGCTGAAGTACCAGGGCGCCAGCCCCGGCGAGCAGGCGCGCCGGGCCCAGGCGGCGCTGGAGTCGGTGGGCCTTGGCCCGCGCGTCAACCAGCGCCCGTCTGAACTGTCGGGCGGTGAAAAGCAGCGCGTGGCCATCGCCCGGGCCCTGGCCAAGAACCCGAACCTGATCTTCGCCGACGAACCGACCTCGGCGCTCGACGGCGAGAACGGCCAGATCGTCATCCGCCTGCTGCGCGAGGCCGCGTCCGTGCGGGGCGCGGCGGTGATCTGCGTGACCCACGACCCGCGGCTCGAGGCCTATGCCGACCGCGTCATCCACATTGAAGACGGCCGGATCCTGGACGACGTGCGTAGAACGCCCGACGCCAATCCCGCGCCGCTCAGCCACTGA
- a CDS encoding EF-hand domain-containing protein, whose translation MTITSLGFSTQPARLQQLQEAMFKTADADGDGQLSLSEFQSVGQNVQGQGERRGPPPMRGGEPPAGRFGTDTLSALLSTQSVDDVAASVMEAGDADGDGLLSAEELSSALSANAPSDAPADASGKMAADILSALDTDGDGGLSTAEISTAISNAAAGTSSSAQAMRGPPPGPPPSGGASSASGSSSSSGVFESLDTNQDGVVSAEELAAADGAAEASGAASDLIGTADQDGDGALSGGEFYALLEEGQKTTASTDTTVTLASLISGSSAAADLMQKLLAQLDSALTASSTTATAGTGVDATA comes from the coding sequence ATGACCATCACAAGTCTGGGGTTTTCCACGCAACCGGCGCGGTTGCAGCAGTTACAGGAGGCGATGTTCAAGACGGCTGACGCCGACGGCGATGGGCAACTGTCGCTCAGTGAGTTCCAGTCGGTTGGGCAGAATGTGCAGGGGCAGGGCGAACGACGCGGCCCGCCGCCGATGCGAGGCGGCGAGCCGCCGGCCGGACGTTTCGGAACTGATACGTTGTCGGCGCTGCTTTCGACCCAGTCGGTCGACGATGTCGCCGCCTCGGTGATGGAGGCCGGGGACGCCGATGGCGATGGTCTGCTGTCGGCGGAAGAGCTTTCCTCGGCGCTGTCCGCCAATGCGCCCTCCGACGCGCCTGCGGACGCCAGCGGCAAGATGGCCGCCGATATCCTGTCGGCGCTCGATACGGATGGCGATGGCGGCCTGTCGACGGCGGAGATCTCGACCGCCATCTCCAACGCCGCCGCCGGCACTTCGTCGTCGGCGCAGGCCATGCGCGGTCCGCCGCCCGGTCCGCCGCCGAGCGGCGGCGCAAGCAGCGCCAGCGGCTCCAGCAGCTCAAGCGGCGTGTTCGAGAGCCTGGACACCAATCAGGACGGTGTTGTTTCCGCCGAAGAACTGGCCGCCGCCGACGGCGCCGCCGAGGCGAGCGGCGCGGCTTCCGATCTGATCGGAACGGCCGATCAGGACGGTGACGGTGCGCTGAGCGGGGGAGAATTCTACGCCCTGCTCGAGGAAGGTCAGAAAACAACAGCCTCCACGGACACGACCGTCACCCTGGCCAGCCTGATCTCGGGCTCCAGCGCGGCGGCCGATCTGATGCAGAAGCTGCTGGCCCAGCTCGATTCGGCGCTGACGGCCTCCTCCACGACCGCGACGGCCGGTACGGGCGTCGACGCTACGGCCTGA
- the serB gene encoding phosphoserine phosphatase SerB encodes MSELSTIPTVLTVVGGNPDAYAQAVSRVEAALSSRREGLGPLAVDFFIDGGDVEPVKTALADLAVDFAIQPTANRRKGLLIADMDSTIINVECLDELADFAGVKAQVSEITERAMRGELAFEGALRERVGMLKGLGVAALQACYDERVKLNPGAETLVRTMARHGARCALVSGGFTFFTSRVAQAAGFHLNRANTLIELDGVLTGAVGDPILGKEAKLAALREETAALGLTPADALAVGDGANDLAMIEAAGLGVAYRAKPIVAAQADAKVDHTDLTTLLYFQGYKAEEFHA; translated from the coding sequence ATGTCCGAGCTCTCCACCATTCCGACCGTCCTCACCGTCGTGGGGGGCAACCCCGACGCTTACGCACAAGCCGTTTCGCGCGTCGAAGCGGCCCTGTCCAGCCGCCGCGAAGGCCTGGGGCCGCTGGCCGTAGACTTCTTTATCGACGGCGGCGATGTGGAGCCCGTCAAGACGGCCTTGGCGGATCTGGCCGTGGACTTCGCTATCCAGCCGACGGCGAACCGCCGCAAGGGCCTGCTGATCGCGGACATGGACTCTACGATCATCAACGTCGAGTGCCTGGACGAACTGGCCGACTTCGCAGGCGTCAAGGCGCAGGTCTCGGAGATCACCGAGCGCGCCATGCGCGGCGAACTGGCCTTCGAAGGCGCCCTTCGCGAGCGTGTCGGCATGCTGAAGGGGCTGGGCGTCGCCGCGCTGCAGGCCTGCTACGATGAGCGCGTGAAGCTCAATCCCGGCGCCGAGACGCTGGTCCGGACCATGGCCAGGCACGGCGCCCGCTGCGCGCTGGTCTCGGGCGGGTTCACTTTCTTCACCAGCCGTGTCGCCCAAGCGGCGGGCTTCCACCTGAACCGCGCCAACACCCTGATCGAACTGGACGGCGTCCTGACCGGCGCCGTTGGCGATCCGATCCTGGGCAAGGAAGCCAAGCTGGCCGCGCTGCGCGAAGAGACTGCAGCCCTTGGCCTGACGCCCGCCGACGCTCTGGCGGTCGGCGACGGCGCCAACGACCTGGCGATGATCGAGGCGGCGGGTCTGGGCGTCGCTTACCGAGCCAAGCCGATCGTGGCGGCGCAGGCCGACGCCAAGGTCGACCACACCGACCTGACCACCTTGCTCTACTTCCAGGGCTACAAGGCCGAGGAGTTCCACGCGTGA
- a CDS encoding ABC transporter permease: MSLALATLLYEWRRYMAAVVALAFSGLLVLAQVGMFVGIGKGFTAQIDRARADIMVLGPGAKALFGGPSGLPRRMIPLVYSHPEVTQVAPLDGSGGRFQNILSPEQQAKEEARAKRAGKGEKGGGGTARKTEFVNVTVVDAIPGYVTVPTDYTQSMIEALRRPYAVAVDETALKRLGVKKGDKALYNGKTIHIAVVTRGYPNIIQPTLVMSRDTLRMLGEADTGQRVGPLMVEIKDPARAEIVAAQLNKKADGKFRAWTRQELADANSNAMLEDQIIGIMLGFSAFLGLLIGVAITWQTLRGAIMANIKEFASLRALGVSMGDLRNIVMELSFWVGIVGVFAAGLLTWGVSLLATMGGVPMYFPPVLVAIVAGFLVAIAMLSGFLSLGVLKNSQPADLLR, encoded by the coding sequence ATGTCGTTGGCCTTGGCCACACTTCTATACGAGTGGCGTCGTTACATGGCGGCCGTCGTCGCCCTGGCCTTTTCGGGCCTTCTGGTGCTGGCGCAGGTCGGCATGTTCGTCGGCATCGGCAAGGGCTTCACCGCCCAGATCGACCGCGCGCGCGCCGATATCATGGTCCTGGGCCCGGGCGCCAAGGCGCTGTTCGGCGGCCCGTCCGGCCTGCCGCGCCGGATGATCCCGCTGGTCTACAGCCACCCTGAAGTCACCCAGGTCGCGCCGCTGGACGGCTCTGGCGGCCGCTTCCAGAACATCCTGTCGCCTGAGCAGCAGGCCAAGGAAGAGGCGCGCGCCAAGCGGGCCGGCAAGGGCGAGAAAGGCGGCGGCGGCACGGCTCGCAAGACCGAGTTCGTCAATGTCACCGTCGTCGATGCGATCCCTGGCTATGTCACGGTGCCCACCGACTATACGCAGTCGATGATCGAAGCCCTGCGCCGCCCCTATGCCGTCGCGGTCGACGAGACGGCGCTGAAGCGACTGGGCGTCAAGAAGGGCGACAAGGCCCTCTACAACGGCAAGACGATCCATATCGCCGTGGTCACGCGCGGCTACCCGAACATCATCCAGCCCACCCTGGTGATGTCGCGCGACACCCTGCGGATGCTGGGCGAGGCCGACACCGGCCAGCGCGTCGGCCCGCTGATGGTCGAGATCAAGGACCCCGCCCGCGCCGAAATCGTCGCCGCGCAGCTGAACAAGAAGGCTGACGGCAAGTTCCGCGCCTGGACCCGACAGGAACTGGCCGACGCCAATTCCAACGCCATGCTGGAAGACCAGATCATCGGCATCATGCTGGGCTTCTCGGCGTTCCTGGGCCTGCTGATCGGCGTGGCCATCACCTGGCAGACCCTGCGCGGCGCGATCATGGCCAACATCAAGGAGTTCGCCAGCTTGCGCGCCCTGGGCGTGTCGATGGGCGACCTGCGCAACATCGTGATGGAGCTTTCGTTCTGGGTCGGCATCGTCGGCGTCTTCGCCGCAGGCCTGCTGACCTGGGGTGTCTCGCTGCTGGCGACCATGGGCGGCGTGCCGATGTACTTCCCGCCGGTCCTGGTCGCCATCGTCGCAGGCTTCCTGGTCGCCATCGCCATGCTGTCGGGCTTCCTGTCGCTCGGCGTCCTCAAGAACAGCCAACCCGCGGACCTGCTGCGATGA
- a CDS encoding SDR family NAD(P)-dependent oxidoreductase codes for MADIRFDGKVAIVTGAGGGLGRQHALELARRGAKVVVNDLGGSVDGSGGGSEAAQKVVEEIKAFGGEAIANGSSVTDDAGVAHMVKQAMDTWGRIDILIANAGILRDRTLTKMELADFEAVMQVHVFGTFKPIKAVWDIMKAQNYGRIVVTTSSSGMYGNFGQSNYGAAKMAVLGLMNTLKLEGAKNDVKINAISPVAATRMTEGLMPPEVLAKLAPEYVTPGVVYLCSDEAPTGAILTAGAGAFALSRIYETEGVYLGEGGLSAEEVRDSWGQITAEDGQKAYFNGGEQGQKFFRKMAGG; via the coding sequence ATGGCGGACATCCGCTTCGACGGCAAGGTGGCGATCGTGACGGGCGCCGGCGGCGGGCTTGGCCGACAGCACGCTCTGGAGCTGGCGCGTCGCGGCGCCAAGGTCGTGGTCAACGACCTGGGCGGCAGCGTCGACGGCTCGGGCGGCGGCTCCGAAGCCGCTCAAAAGGTCGTCGAGGAGATCAAGGCCTTCGGCGGCGAAGCCATCGCCAACGGCTCATCGGTCACCGACGACGCGGGCGTGGCCCACATGGTCAAGCAGGCCATGGACACCTGGGGCCGCATCGACATCCTGATCGCCAACGCCGGCATCCTGCGCGACCGCACCCTGACCAAGATGGAGCTGGCCGACTTCGAGGCGGTCATGCAGGTCCACGTCTTTGGCACCTTCAAGCCGATCAAGGCCGTCTGGGACATCATGAAGGCCCAGAACTACGGCCGCATCGTCGTGACGACCTCGTCGTCGGGCATGTACGGCAACTTCGGCCAGAGCAACTACGGCGCGGCCAAGATGGCGGTGCTGGGCCTGATGAACACCCTCAAGCTCGAGGGCGCCAAGAACGACGTGAAGATCAACGCCATCAGCCCGGTGGCGGCCACCCGCATGACCGAAGGCCTGATGCCGCCCGAAGTTCTGGCCAAGCTGGCGCCGGAGTATGTGACGCCGGGCGTCGTCTATCTCTGCTCGGACGAAGCCCCGACCGGCGCGATCCTGACCGCCGGCGCCGGCGCCTTCGCCCTGTCGCGGATCTACGAGACCGAGGGCGTCTATCTGGGCGAAGGCGGCCTGTCGGCCGAGGAAGTCCGTGACAGCTGGGGTCAGATCACCGCCGAGGATGGCCAGAAGGCCTATTTCAACGGCGGCGAACAAGGCCAGAAATTCTTCCGCAAGATGGCCGGCGGCTGA
- a CDS encoding HAD family hydrolase, which translates to MSFPRRVEGVVFDMDGLLLDTEIVYRAAMIEAGQVFGIGFTGEIYAAMVGKTTPECGVMLRELFGETFPVQSYFERVWADVEDLLEAETRLKAGVIEILDFLDDLGLPRGIATSNGKPAVERYLGRFDLLPRFHAVVAHHDVVRHKPHPDPYLEAARRIGVDPAACLALEDSHPGVRAAHAAGMMTVMVPDILDPNEEMHDKCVHIADSLHHVLDLLKASA; encoded by the coding sequence GTGAGTTTTCCCCGCCGCGTCGAGGGCGTGGTCTTCGACATGGACGGCCTGCTGCTGGACACCGAGATCGTCTATCGCGCGGCCATGATCGAAGCGGGCCAAGTGTTCGGGATCGGTTTCACCGGCGAGATCTACGCGGCGATGGTGGGCAAGACGACGCCGGAATGCGGGGTCATGCTGCGCGAGCTGTTCGGCGAGACCTTCCCGGTTCAAAGCTATTTCGAGCGGGTCTGGGCCGATGTCGAGGACCTGCTGGAGGCCGAGACACGGCTGAAGGCCGGCGTCATAGAGATTCTCGACTTCCTCGACGACCTGGGGCTGCCGCGCGGCATCGCGACCTCAAACGGCAAGCCGGCGGTGGAGCGCTATCTGGGCCGCTTTGACCTGTTGCCGCGCTTCCATGCGGTGGTCGCGCACCACGATGTGGTCCGCCACAAGCCGCATCCCGACCCGTACCTGGAGGCGGCCCGTCGCATCGGCGTCGATCCAGCCGCCTGCCTAGCGCTTGAGGACTCGCATCCTGGCGTTCGCGCCGCCCATGCGGCCGGCATGATGACGGTGATGGTGCCCGACATCCTCGATCCGAACGAGGAGATGCACGACAAGTGCGTCCATATCGCCGACAGCCTGCATCACGTGCTGGACCTGCTTAAGGCGTCGGCTTGA
- a CDS encoding CinA family protein yields MTLIEEIAALLKARGETIAVSESSTGGLISAALLSVGGASAYYRGGAIVYTPKARAALMGVTKDEMGEMRSASEPYARFMARTVRERMASTWGLAETGATGPSGNAYGDAAGHCCLALSGPVDMSLVIETGHGDRAANMAAFRDAALKLLLEALKS; encoded by the coding sequence GTGACCCTGATCGAAGAGATCGCCGCGTTGCTGAAGGCGCGGGGCGAAACCATCGCCGTGTCCGAATCCTCCACCGGCGGATTGATCTCGGCCGCCCTGCTCAGCGTCGGCGGCGCTTCGGCGTACTATCGCGGCGGCGCGATCGTCTACACGCCCAAGGCGCGCGCCGCGCTGATGGGGGTGACCAAGGACGAGATGGGCGAGATGCGCTCGGCCAGCGAGCCCTACGCCCGGTTCATGGCGCGCACCGTGCGCGAGCGCATGGCCTCCACCTGGGGCTTGGCCGAGACCGGCGCGACCGGCCCGTCCGGCAACGCCTATGGCGACGCCGCTGGCCATTGCTGCCTCGCCTTATCCGGTCCCGTGGATATGAGCCTGGTGATCGAGACGGGTCACGGTGATCGCGCCGCCAATATGGCGGCCTTCCGCGACGCGGCGCTGAAGCTCCTGCTCGAAGCGTTGAAGTCCTAG